The following proteins are co-located in the Polymorphospora rubra genome:
- a CDS encoding alpha/beta hydrolase, whose translation MDAANGFLTCDFLTCDVGRYRRHGHGPPVVILGNPQADPDWWTPPFVAALVDAGYEAVTFVHTGPAYAPAGVVRDVVAFVAHLAAGPVRLLGWSQGAAIAQEVALLRPDLVEAAALVATYGRQNSVDRILQAASSALDAAGPELDPVRLAMLLLTSYPPAALGDDAFVAPMVDAARAWSVRPAEHPEPRRRSAAFITGYQERLDALTGVRVPCLVVGFGQDADTFVVRAREVAEAIPGSRYVELPDAGHLTPVTQPHRVIDPVLAFFADPRP comes from the coding sequence ATGGATGCGGCCAACGGATTCCTGACCTGCGACTTCCTGACCTGCGACGTCGGCCGCTACCGGCGGCACGGCCACGGCCCACCGGTCGTGATCCTCGGCAACCCGCAGGCCGACCCCGACTGGTGGACGCCACCGTTCGTCGCCGCCCTGGTCGACGCCGGGTACGAGGCCGTCACCTTCGTCCACACCGGCCCCGCGTACGCCCCCGCCGGCGTCGTACGGGACGTCGTCGCGTTCGTCGCACACCTGGCCGCCGGTCCGGTACGCCTGCTCGGCTGGTCACAGGGCGCGGCCATCGCCCAGGAGGTGGCGCTGCTGCGGCCCGACCTGGTCGAGGCGGCCGCGCTCGTCGCCACGTACGGCCGGCAGAACAGCGTCGACCGCATCCTCCAGGCCGCCTCGTCGGCCCTGGACGCGGCGGGCCCGGAACTCGACCCGGTACGGCTGGCGATGCTGCTGCTCACCAGCTACCCGCCCGCGGCGCTGGGCGACGACGCCTTCGTGGCCCCGATGGTCGACGCCGCCCGGGCCTGGTCGGTCCGGCCCGCCGAGCACCCCGAACCACGGCGGCGGTCCGCCGCGTTCATCACCGGATACCAGGAGCGGCTCGACGCGCTCACCGGCGTACGGGTCCCCTGCCTCGTCGTCGGCTTCGGCCAGGACGCGGACACCTTCGTCGTACGGGCCCGGGAGGTCGCCGAGGCGATCCCCGGCAGCCGGTACGTGGAACTGCCCGACGCCGGCCACCTGACCCCGGTGACCCAACCGCACCGGGTGATCGACCCCGTACTCGCCTTCTTCGCCGATCCGCGTCCCTGA
- a CDS encoding DUF2332 domain-containing protein → MTIADTYRQFAAREASGESPTYERLAYAVSRDAEILALLAGLPPGKRQPNLMFAVVRLLGGPVDDPAAFHDFTVAHWPAVAAEMRDRATQTNEAGRCAALLPALATLPQPLALLDVGASAGLCLYPDRYAYRYGDHAVGSGTPVLECAATGVPVPSVPPQVVWRAGLDLNPLDVTDPADVAWLEALVWPEHTHRRARLRDAVAVARADPPLLVRGDLLDDLPALAAKAPADATLVVFHTSVLYQVPAAPRERFVETVRTLPGHWISVEAPDVVGFDDLPAPPDEALHNVLALDGRPLAWVRGHGQSITWFG, encoded by the coding sequence GTGACGATCGCCGACACCTACCGCCAGTTCGCCGCCCGGGAGGCGAGCGGCGAGTCGCCCACCTACGAGCGGCTCGCGTACGCGGTGTCCCGCGACGCCGAGATCCTGGCGCTGCTGGCCGGGCTGCCGCCGGGCAAGCGACAGCCGAACCTGATGTTCGCCGTCGTACGCCTGCTCGGCGGCCCGGTCGACGACCCGGCCGCGTTCCACGACTTCACGGTGGCGCACTGGCCGGCGGTGGCGGCGGAAATGCGCGACCGGGCCACGCAGACCAACGAGGCCGGGCGCTGCGCCGCCCTGCTGCCGGCGCTCGCCACACTGCCGCAGCCGCTGGCCCTGCTGGACGTGGGCGCGTCCGCCGGCCTGTGCCTCTACCCCGACCGGTACGCCTACCGCTACGGCGATCACGCCGTCGGATCCGGTACACCGGTGCTCGAGTGCGCCGCCACCGGCGTCCCCGTACCGTCCGTTCCACCGCAGGTGGTCTGGCGGGCGGGCCTGGACCTGAACCCGCTCGACGTGACCGACCCGGCCGACGTCGCCTGGCTGGAGGCACTGGTCTGGCCCGAGCACACGCACCGGCGGGCGCGGCTGCGCGACGCCGTGGCGGTCGCCCGGGCGGATCCGCCCCTGCTGGTGCGCGGCGACCTGCTGGACGACCTGCCGGCCCTGGCCGCGAAGGCCCCGGCCGACGCGACGCTCGTCGTCTTCCACACCTCCGTGCTCTACCAGGTGCCGGCCGCGCCCCGGGAACGCTTCGTCGAGACGGTGCGGACACTGCCCGGACACTGGATCAGCGTCGAGGCTCCCGACGTGGTGGGCTTCGACGATCTGCCCGCACCACCGGACGAGGCGCTGCACAACGTGCTGGCGCTGGACGGCAGGCCGCTCGCCTGGGTGCGGGGGCACGGGCAGTCGATCACCTGGTTCGGATGA
- a CDS encoding DUF4180 domain-containing protein: MPDVVRELGGVPVLVCDPAGPPVATEQDALDLIGAAFAGAEVVAVPASRLDDDFFSLGTRFAGEVMQKFVNYRLRLVVVGDISRHLAASAALRALVHESNRADHVWFVPDLDALDDRLRAAA, encoded by the coding sequence GTGCCTGACGTGGTGCGGGAACTGGGCGGGGTGCCGGTGCTGGTCTGCGACCCGGCGGGTCCGCCGGTGGCCACCGAGCAGGACGCGTTGGACCTGATCGGCGCGGCGTTCGCCGGAGCCGAGGTGGTGGCCGTACCCGCGAGCCGGCTCGACGACGACTTCTTCTCGCTGGGCACCCGGTTCGCCGGCGAGGTGATGCAGAAGTTCGTCAACTACCGGCTGCGGCTGGTGGTCGTCGGCGACATCAGCCGGCACCTGGCGGCCAGCGCGGCGCTGCGGGCCCTGGTACACGAGTCGAACCGGGCCGACCACGTCTGGTTCGTACCCGACCTCGACGCGCTCGACGACCGGTTGCGCGCCGCCGCCTGA
- a CDS encoding SDR family NAD(P)-dependent oxidoreductase produces MARLWFVTGAGRGLGRAFVEAALAHGDTVVATVRRDDALDDVAARFPTLHRRRLDVADHAAVRSVVDEVAPGEWAEPPPSVAAEALLALLDQPDPPLRTVIGNGAHDMVRLALEARRDDYLKDPAFTWPGPPATPARH; encoded by the coding sequence ATGGCACGACTGTGGTTCGTCACCGGAGCGGGCCGGGGCCTGGGACGCGCGTTCGTCGAGGCCGCCCTCGCCCACGGCGACACCGTCGTGGCGACCGTACGCCGCGACGACGCCCTCGACGACGTCGCCGCACGCTTTCCGACCCTGCACCGCCGGCGGCTCGACGTCGCCGACCACGCCGCCGTCCGGTCCGTCGTCGACGAGGTGGCCCCCGGCGAGTGGGCCGAGCCGCCGCCGTCGGTGGCCGCCGAGGCGCTGCTCGCCCTCCTCGACCAGCCGGACCCGCCGCTGCGTACGGTGATCGGCAACGGCGCCCACGACATGGTCCGGCTGGCCCTGGAAGCCCGCCGCGACGACTACCTGAAGGACCCGGCGTTCACCTGGCCCGGCCCACCGGCCACCCCCGCCCGCCACTGA
- the pstC gene encoding phosphate ABC transporter permease subunit PstC has product MTSPATAVSGAPTGGDKKPGWRGSRARLGDRIFAGTATSAGIIILVTLAAVAAFLLFEGFPALVADGEDLPGGEGFLAFVGPLLFGTVLAAVIALLVAFPLSIGIALFISHYAPRRVASGLGYLVDLLAAVPSVVYGLWGIYFLAPAMVPSFRWLEENLGFIPLFSGPASTTGRTMLTAGLVLAVMILPIMTAVNREVFLQTPRLLEEASLALGATRWEMIRQTVLPFGRSGVVSGSMLGLGRALGETMAVAMVLSAYNVVSVNLIGTVNSSTIAANIALDFPEASGLAVNALIASGLVLFAVTFVVNYAARAIVARRREFSGANA; this is encoded by the coding sequence GTGACATCACCCGCCACCGCCGTGAGCGGAGCCCCCACCGGCGGGGACAAGAAGCCGGGTTGGCGCGGTTCCCGCGCCCGGCTCGGCGACCGGATCTTCGCGGGGACGGCGACCAGCGCCGGGATCATCATCCTGGTGACCCTGGCCGCCGTCGCCGCGTTCCTGCTGTTCGAGGGTTTCCCGGCGCTGGTCGCCGACGGCGAGGACCTGCCCGGCGGTGAGGGCTTCCTCGCCTTCGTCGGCCCGCTGCTGTTCGGCACGGTGCTGGCCGCCGTCATCGCGCTGCTGGTCGCGTTCCCGCTGTCGATCGGCATCGCGCTGTTCATCTCGCACTACGCACCGCGGCGGGTCGCGTCCGGCCTGGGCTATCTCGTCGACCTGCTCGCCGCCGTACCCAGCGTCGTCTACGGCCTGTGGGGCATCTACTTCCTCGCCCCTGCGATGGTGCCGAGCTTCCGGTGGCTGGAGGAGAACCTCGGCTTCATCCCGCTGTTCTCCGGCCCGGCCTCCACGACCGGCCGGACGATGCTCACCGCCGGCCTCGTCCTCGCCGTCATGATCCTGCCGATCATGACGGCGGTCAATCGGGAGGTGTTCCTGCAGACGCCCCGGCTGCTCGAAGAGGCGTCGCTGGCGCTGGGCGCCACCCGCTGGGAGATGATCCGCCAGACCGTCCTGCCGTTCGGCCGCTCCGGCGTCGTCAGCGGCAGCATGCTCGGCCTCGGCCGCGCCCTCGGCGAGACCATGGCCGTCGCCATGGTGCTGTCCGCCTACAACGTCGTCTCGGTCAACCTGATCGGCACGGTCAACAGCAGCACCATCGCCGCCAACATCGCCCTGGACTTCCCGGAGGCCAGCGGCCTGGCGGTCAACGCGCTCATCGCCTCCGGTCTGGTGCTGTTCGCCGTCACCTTCGTCGTCAACTACGCGGCGCGGGCGATCGTCGCGCGGCGCCGGGAATTCTCGGGAGCGAACGCATGA
- a CDS encoding helix-turn-helix domain-containing protein, translating into MGNEMYSVEQVADRLGLHVRTVRGYIRAGRLRAVRIGKQYRIAGADLDVLTGQPPPAAPTRVAPVEVSSIVQVDGVDQSGADRLGTLVLAAANNAGDPAHPLRVQTVHDRERNRMKIVILGGAAETAELLRLVDAVLADGNGLLAGEVDGA; encoded by the coding sequence ATGGGGAACGAAATGTACTCGGTGGAGCAGGTGGCCGACCGTCTCGGCCTGCACGTACGGACCGTGCGCGGTTACATCCGTGCCGGCCGGCTCAGGGCGGTGCGGATCGGCAAGCAGTACCGGATCGCCGGCGCCGACCTCGACGTGTTGACCGGGCAGCCGCCACCCGCCGCGCCCACCCGCGTCGCGCCGGTGGAGGTGTCGAGCATCGTGCAGGTCGACGGCGTCGACCAGTCCGGCGCGGACCGGCTGGGCACGCTCGTGCTGGCCGCCGCGAACAATGCCGGCGACCCCGCGCATCCGCTGCGCGTACAGACCGTCCACGACCGGGAGAGGAACCGGATGAAGATCGTCATACTCGGCGGTGCGGCCGAGACCGCCGAACTGCTGCGCCTGGTCGACGCCGTGCTCGCCGACGGCAACGGTCTGCTCGCCGGGGAGGTGGACGGTGCCTGA
- the pstS gene encoding phosphate ABC transporter substrate-binding protein PstS, whose protein sequence is MKRRTLRLAALPVAVMLALGMAACSGDSEENGSDTGTTTELSGSLAGSGASAQGAAMEAWIAGFSSEAPDVTVTYDPIGSGGGRKAFIEGGVQFAGSDAYLKPEEMTAAQAKCGPNGFIEFPGYISPIAVAYNLPSVPKLNLSASVIARIFDNKITKWNDPAIAELNSGATLPDSNITAVHRSDESGTTENFVDYLSQAAPNDWPHEVSGEWPNQSGEAAAQTQGVAAALRGGEGTIGYIDASQATGLGVAAIQVGETFVEYSAQAAAAVVDAATKVDGRTSTHSYAIDLPRDTTQAGVYPIVLVSYQLACTSYPTQEQADLVKAFLSYVISEPGQQAAAQNAGSAPISAQLRTQAQAAIDAITAAG, encoded by the coding sequence GTGAAGCGCAGAACCCTTCGGCTGGCCGCCCTGCCGGTCGCCGTCATGCTTGCCCTCGGCATGGCCGCCTGCAGCGGCGACTCCGAGGAGAATGGCTCGGACACCGGCACCACCACCGAGCTCAGTGGCAGCCTCGCCGGCTCCGGCGCTTCGGCCCAGGGTGCCGCGATGGAGGCCTGGATCGCGGGCTTCTCCAGCGAGGCCCCCGACGTCACCGTGACCTACGACCCGATCGGGTCCGGCGGTGGCCGCAAGGCGTTCATCGAGGGCGGCGTGCAGTTCGCCGGCTCCGACGCCTACCTCAAGCCCGAGGAGATGACGGCGGCGCAGGCCAAGTGCGGGCCCAACGGCTTCATCGAGTTCCCGGGCTACATCAGCCCGATCGCGGTCGCCTACAACCTGCCGAGCGTGCCGAAGCTGAACCTGTCGGCGTCGGTCATCGCGCGGATCTTCGACAACAAGATCACCAAGTGGAACGACCCGGCGATCGCCGAGCTGAACTCCGGCGCCACCCTGCCGGACAGCAACATCACCGCGGTGCACCGCTCCGACGAGTCCGGCACCACCGAGAACTTCGTCGACTACCTCTCGCAGGCCGCCCCGAACGACTGGCCGCACGAGGTCTCCGGCGAATGGCCGAACCAGAGTGGTGAGGCCGCCGCGCAGACCCAGGGTGTCGCCGCCGCGCTGCGCGGTGGTGAGGGCACCATCGGCTACATCGACGCGTCGCAGGCCACCGGCCTCGGTGTCGCCGCCATCCAGGTCGGCGAGACCTTCGTCGAGTACTCGGCGCAGGCCGCTGCCGCCGTCGTCGACGCCGCCACCAAGGTCGACGGCCGTACCTCGACGCACAGCTACGCGATCGACCTGCCGCGGGACACCACCCAGGCCGGCGTGTACCCGATCGTGCTGGTCTCCTACCAGCTCGCCTGCACCAGCTACCCGACCCAGGAGCAGGCCGACCTGGTCAAGGCCTTCCTCTCCTACGTGATCAGCGAGCCGGGCCAGCAGGCTGCCGCCCAGAACGCCGGCTCCGCGCCGATCTCGGCCCAGCTCCGCACCCAGGCCCAGGCCGCCATCGACGCCATCACCGCGGCTGGCTGA